A genomic segment from Thermus amyloliquefaciens encodes:
- a CDS encoding helix-turn-helix domain-containing protein, with amino-acid sequence MPRRPLYDPEKFRGLPCSARLVWFHIWALGEGEYSARELAQDLEMSPDAAARALRLLTERGLLEVVRPPAGSRAGVYRVARKVSNTPPISSPGPA; translated from the coding sequence GTGCCTAGGCGTCCCCTTTACGACCCTGAGAAGTTCCGCGGCCTCCCCTGTTCGGCCCGCCTGGTGTGGTTCCACATCTGGGCCCTGGGGGAGGGGGAGTACTCCGCCCGGGAGCTGGCCCAGGACCTGGAGATGAGCCCGGACGCCGCCGCCCGGGCCCTCCGCCTCCTGACCGAGCGGGGGCTCCTGGAGGTGGTGCGCCCCCCCGCCGGGTCCAGGGCGGGGGTGTACCGGGTGGCCCGGAAGGTTTCTAACACGCCTCCCATCTCCTCTCCGGGTCCAGCCTGA